A section of the Rummeliibacillus pycnus genome encodes:
- the hypD gene encoding hydrogenase formation protein HypD, producing MEQLNDLSDPQLIRKSIEAVLRLANTFKEQNGRVPVLMEVCGSHTMAFAKSGIKKRLKEHVRLIAGPGCPVCVTDQKSIDAMIKLTEGPKRIICTFGDMMRVPGSNFSLMEAKTEGKDIRVVYSPLDSIKIAEENPDQEVIFLGIGFETTIPILALTVHEAQKKELKNYSIWMTTKLVEPVLRVLLSSEDVNIDGFLLPGHVSVVMGKKNYEFLVEGFQMPGVITGFETIELLSGIYKILQLLIDKKVSIINDYKYVVKDEGNPVAQNLIKKYFDFHDEAWRGMSVISKSGLGFKREYAQFDAKRKFKVNVGEPRKTKCRCGEIIRGLITPEECVLFNKSCTPLRPIGPCMVSTEGTCAAYYQYMREV from the coding sequence ATGGAACAGCTGAATGACCTTTCAGATCCTCAACTAATTCGTAAATCAATAGAAGCCGTTTTGAGATTAGCTAATACATTTAAAGAACAAAATGGAAGGGTACCCGTGTTAATGGAAGTGTGTGGATCACATACAATGGCATTTGCGAAATCTGGAATAAAAAAGAGATTAAAAGAACACGTCCGTTTAATAGCAGGTCCAGGTTGTCCAGTTTGTGTAACAGATCAAAAGTCTATTGATGCCATGATTAAATTAACTGAGGGCCCTAAAAGAATAATTTGCACTTTTGGCGATATGATGCGTGTCCCTGGCTCTAATTTCAGTTTAATGGAGGCAAAGACCGAAGGAAAGGATATAAGAGTTGTCTATTCACCTTTAGATAGTATTAAAATTGCAGAAGAAAATCCTGATCAAGAGGTTATTTTTTTAGGAATTGGGTTTGAAACGACAATACCTATTCTAGCGTTAACTGTTCACGAAGCGCAAAAAAAAGAGTTGAAAAATTACTCAATATGGATGACTACTAAGTTAGTAGAGCCTGTGTTAAGAGTATTACTTAGCTCTGAAGACGTAAATATAGATGGATTTCTATTACCAGGGCATGTGTCGGTTGTGATGGGGAAAAAGAATTATGAATTTTTAGTCGAAGGGTTTCAGATGCCGGGTGTCATTACGGGGTTTGAAACCATTGAGTTATTGAGCGGTATTTATAAAATCTTACAACTTTTAATAGATAAAAAAGTATCAATTATTAATGACTATAAGTATGTGGTAAAAGATGAAGGAAATCCAGTTGCTCAAAATTTGATAAAAAAATATTTTGATTTTCATGACGAGGCGTGGCGAGGAATGAGTGTTATTTCAAAAAGTGGTTTAGGATTTAAACGTGAATATGCTCAATTTGATGCAAAAAGAAAATTTAAAGTGAATGTAGGAGAACCAAGGAAAACGAAATGTCGCTGTGGAGAAATTATTCGTGGACTCATTACACCAGAAGAGTGTGTCTTGTTCAACAAAAGTTGTACACCATTACGTCCTATAGGTCCTTGTATGGTATCTACAGAAGGGACATGCGCAGCATATTATCAGTACATGAGGGAGGTATAA
- a CDS encoding HypC/HybG/HupF family hydrogenase formation chaperone — translation MCLAVPAKVISIEEEKALVDVMGARMYAGIIFVPGVKINDYILLHAGQAMTIVDEKFAKESIEEWRILINGTAE, via the coding sequence ATGTGCTTAGCTGTTCCTGCTAAAGTTATTTCGATTGAGGAAGAGAAAGCGTTAGTTGATGTGATGGGGGCTAGAATGTATGCCGGAATCATTTTTGTTCCAGGTGTTAAGATCAACGACTATATTTTATTACATGCTGGGCAAGCAATGACAATAGTTGACGAGAAATTTGCTAAAGAAAGTATTGAAGAATGGAGGATTTTAATTAATGGAACAGCTGAATGA
- the hypF gene encoding carbamoyltransferase HypF, with translation MFSAINVIVKGKVQGVGFRPFVYALSKKHQLNGTVQNNIDRVNIILEGEKQQITKMLKELELSPPKLAKINEIHIYETQPVYYKDFSIIQSEINTEASVTSITLDAAICKECLEEMRDPLNRRFQYPFINCTQCGPRYTIINRLPYDRPNTTMSAFSMCTACQVEYNNPLNRRHHAQPICCAECGPTLTLLNKKGELLAENHTAVLKTIELIQHGEIIAIKGLGGYHLACDAYQEKAVNRLRLRKQRPQQPFAIMVKSLEIAKSLCHITVDEEKIITSSAMPIAVLHKKTDCALPEIIAPDLTTLGIMLPYTPLHHLLFEGNDVECLIMTSANPSGFPIQYKDTDLTNLQEICDYKLTHNREIVHPIDDSVVQLDERKLLFYRRARGFAPEVFTTNSTVSNIVALGGNQKNTFAIGKQNQIILSPYIGDLKNEEMNQYFEEQLKQYSKWYEVDIKNVAVDKHPSYSTTIFAKNYNCNIIQIQHHHAHHVSCIEDNHLDEPCLGIILDGTGYGDDGHIWGFEFLYGDANFYQRLGHLKYTPLPGGEKAVKEPWRNAVGMILSYWPNEGRKWLAKLFPEKLFEINIIEQMIAKQINTPMAGTCGRLFDSISAILGICMTSTYEGEPAIKLADKMNHEQVENSSTTYPYQIIPTIHNQLELDFSPMIYQIIQEKLLQKPLNPIIQKFHRTIVSSCVDMTLKIINNNPHLSRTLVLSGGTFQNNYLRKEIQRQLEHKEFNVYTHKNIPCHDGGLAFGQMIIAAKAISK, from the coding sequence ATGTTTAGCGCTATAAATGTGATTGTTAAAGGGAAGGTTCAGGGAGTAGGATTTCGTCCATTTGTTTACGCGCTTTCAAAAAAGCATCAACTTAATGGAACAGTTCAAAATAATATTGATCGTGTAAATATTATACTGGAAGGAGAAAAACAACAGATTACTAAAATGTTAAAGGAACTTGAATTGTCTCCACCAAAATTGGCAAAAATTAATGAAATTCATATTTACGAAACGCAGCCAGTCTATTATAAAGATTTTTCGATTATCCAAAGCGAAATTAATACTGAAGCTAGTGTTACTTCGATAACATTAGATGCAGCTATTTGTAAAGAATGTTTAGAAGAGATGAGAGATCCTCTAAATAGACGCTTTCAATATCCGTTTATAAATTGTACGCAATGTGGGCCACGCTATACGATTATTAACCGATTACCCTATGATCGTCCAAACACAACAATGAGTGCATTTTCAATGTGTACTGCTTGTCAAGTAGAGTATAATAATCCACTTAATCGTCGACACCACGCACAACCAATTTGTTGTGCTGAATGTGGACCTACCCTTACGCTTTTGAATAAAAAGGGAGAATTACTTGCTGAAAATCATACTGCTGTCTTAAAAACGATTGAGCTCATCCAACATGGTGAAATTATTGCGATAAAAGGTCTTGGAGGCTATCATTTGGCTTGCGATGCATATCAGGAAAAGGCAGTGAATCGATTGAGGCTCCGAAAACAAAGACCACAACAGCCATTTGCAATCATGGTAAAATCATTGGAAATTGCAAAAAGTTTATGTCATATTACAGTTGATGAAGAAAAAATAATTACCAGTTCTGCAATGCCGATAGCAGTATTACATAAAAAAACAGATTGCGCTTTACCAGAAATAATAGCTCCAGATTTAACGACGCTTGGCATCATGTTACCGTATACGCCACTACATCATTTATTATTTGAAGGAAATGATGTGGAGTGTCTCATAATGACTAGTGCAAACCCTTCTGGCTTCCCCATTCAATACAAAGATACTGATTTAACAAATTTACAGGAAATCTGTGATTATAAATTAACCCACAATCGAGAAATTGTTCACCCAATTGATGATTCTGTTGTTCAATTGGACGAGAGAAAACTGTTATTTTATAGACGTGCAAGGGGATTTGCTCCAGAAGTATTTACAACAAATTCTACGGTTTCGAATATTGTTGCTTTAGGTGGAAATCAAAAAAACACATTTGCTATTGGAAAACAAAATCAAATTATTCTGAGTCCGTATATTGGTGACTTAAAAAATGAAGAAATGAATCAATATTTTGAAGAGCAACTAAAGCAATATTCCAAGTGGTATGAAGTAGACATAAAGAATGTGGCTGTTGATAAACATCCATCATACTCAACGACTATTTTTGCAAAGAATTACAACTGTAATATAATTCAAATTCAACATCACCATGCACATCATGTCTCTTGTATAGAAGACAATCATCTTGATGAACCTTGTTTAGGAATCATATTAGACGGAACAGGATACGGAGATGATGGACATATTTGGGGATTTGAATTTTTATATGGGGACGCCAATTTTTATCAGCGATTAGGGCATTTAAAGTATACGCCGCTTCCAGGTGGAGAAAAAGCAGTGAAAGAACCTTGGAGAAATGCGGTGGGAATGATTCTTTCTTACTGGCCAAATGAGGGGAGAAAATGGCTTGCTAAGCTTTTTCCTGAGAAATTATTTGAAATAAACATTATTGAGCAGATGATTGCTAAACAAATTAATACCCCGATGGCAGGTACTTGTGGACGTTTATTTGATTCTATAAGCGCAATTCTTGGTATTTGCATGACTTCCACATATGAAGGTGAGCCAGCTATAAAATTAGCGGATAAAATGAATCATGAACAAGTAGAAAACTCTTCTACAACTTATCCATATCAAATCATACCAACTATACATAATCAACTTGAACTAGATTTTTCCCCTATGATTTATCAGATTATCCAAGAAAAACTACTACAAAAACCGCTGAATCCTATTATTCAAAAATTCCACCGAACAATCGTATCAAGCTGTGTTGATATGACTTTAAAGATTATTAATAATAATCCACATTTGAGTAGAACGCTTGTTTTGTCTGGAGGAACATTTCAAAATAATTATTTACGTAAAGAAATACAACGTCAGCTCGAACATAAAGAATTCAACGTTTATACTCATAAAAATATTCCATGTCATGATGGGGGATTAGCATTTGGTCAAATGATCATAGCTGCAAAAGCAATTTCAAAATAA
- the hypB gene encoding hydrogenase nickel incorporation protein HypB gives MKINLKEDVLSDQNLVANRNRGIFKQHKILVINLMSSPGAGKTTLLEETIKSLKDEFRIAVIEGDLATELDSERLRSLGIKTIQINTVGGCHLDARMIAKTIPKFDLKSIDILFIENIGNLVCPSGYDLGQDYKVVVLSVPEGNDKIPKYPVMFRKTDITIINKIDLLPYLSFNLEEAKRDLEKINPKAQLKVLSAQTGIGMDSWLSWIKDAYYKCLAL, from the coding sequence TTGAAAATTAACTTAAAGGAAGATGTTTTATCAGATCAAAATTTAGTCGCAAATAGAAATAGGGGAATTTTTAAACAACATAAAATCCTAGTTATCAATTTGATGAGTTCTCCAGGCGCGGGTAAAACAACCTTGTTGGAAGAGACTATAAAAAGTTTAAAAGATGAATTTAGGATTGCCGTCATAGAAGGGGATTTAGCAACAGAGCTTGATTCTGAAAGATTACGGTCACTTGGAATCAAAACAATTCAAATTAATACAGTTGGTGGTTGTCATCTTGATGCAAGAATGATTGCTAAAACCATACCAAAGTTTGATCTTAAAAGTATCGACATCCTTTTTATTGAGAATATCGGTAATTTAGTTTGTCCATCCGGTTATGACTTAGGACAAGATTATAAAGTAGTTGTGTTAAGCGTTCCTGAGGGGAATGATAAAATTCCAAAATACCCTGTAATGTTTAGAAAAACAGATATAACAATCATTAATAAAATTGACCTTCTACCATATCTTTCTTTCAATTTAGAAGAAGCAAAAAGGGACTTAGAGAAAATTAATCCCAAAGCACAACTAAAAGTACTATCTGCACAAACAGGAATTGGAATGGATAGTTGGTTAAGTTGGATAAAGGATGCGTATTATAAATGTTTAGCGCTATAA
- a CDS encoding hydrogenase maturation nickel metallochaperone HypA/HybF — protein MKRNEKGAFLMHEMSLMFEIIHLVSEDAAVRGFTKVKKIDVIVGDLSNVLPDALELAFFYLRKEKMGLLDEKSQLHIIREEAKSRCLKCLYEFVPDYRIALCPKCDLPSCVLISGETFRTESYEGSDNFEN, from the coding sequence ATGAAGAGAAATGAGAAAGGTGCTTTTCTAATGCATGAGATGTCATTAATGTTTGAAATTATTCATCTTGTCTCAGAGGATGCTGCGGTTAGAGGTTTTACGAAAGTAAAGAAAATCGATGTAATTGTAGGGGACCTTTCCAATGTGTTACCAGATGCTTTAGAGTTAGCTTTTTTCTATCTTCGTAAAGAAAAGATGGGTCTTCTTGATGAAAAATCACAACTACATATTATACGAGAAGAAGCAAAATCAAGATGTCTAAAGTGTTTATATGAATTTGTACCTGATTATCGAATTGCACTTTGTCCGAAATGTGATCTACCAAGTTGTGTTCTCATTTCTGGAGAAACATTTAGAACAGAATCTTATGAAGGAAGTGACAACTTTGAAAATTAA
- a CDS encoding H-type small acid-soluble spore protein, translating to MEYQRAQEIVASPKEFEVSYNGVSVWIDKLLNERTATVHLRHSLEERSEVDISELKEEYLIH from the coding sequence ATGGAATATCAACGAGCACAAGAAATTGTTGCTTCACCGAAAGAATTTGAAGTTAGCTATAACGGTGTTTCTGTTTGGATTGATAAGTTACTTAACGAAAGAACTGCAACCGTTCATTTAAGACATTCTCTTGAAGAAAGATCTGAAGTGGATATCTCCGAATTAAAAGAGGAATATCTCATACATTAA
- a CDS encoding YfcC family protein: MFKKKKVDQGNKGVNAYVLIFALIVISAILTYIVPAGHYDTKQVDGRSVIKPETFTFVNNHPIGLLDLFSDIHQGMVNGAGTIFFVLIIGGVFGIINATGALDSFIVTFARKMKNREKLVVPILMLFFGICGATMGMSDEVAVYVALLVPLTIALGFDAVTGFAIVVVGASMGFTAGFLNPFSVGVAQGIAELPTFSGIGYRLIVFVVFYTTAAIFVYRHAMKVKKNPDIGIYGKFEKLSPHTKEDLSVTFTLRHKLVLTAFLTNFVILIIGVMKYGWYIPEIAGLFLMFGIIMGIVGGLGASEIADSFVKGASDLIGGALIIGLAQAVLVIFKSGGLMDTILHFASALLNDLPSTFTAVGMMILQMMINFLVPSQSGQAALTMPIMAPLADLVGVTRQTAVLAFQLGDGIAASMFPTNGALIAALAVAGIPWNKWVKWYFKFFIIIFILSVILLVIAEKMNYGPF, encoded by the coding sequence ATGTTTAAGAAAAAGAAAGTAGATCAAGGAAATAAGGGTGTTAATGCATATGTATTAATCTTTGCTTTAATCGTCATTTCTGCTATTTTAACGTATATCGTACCAGCTGGACATTATGATACAAAACAAGTAGATGGTCGAAGTGTGATTAAACCAGAGACTTTTACGTTTGTAAATAATCATCCAATTGGTCTTTTAGATTTATTTAGTGATATTCATCAAGGTATGGTGAACGGTGCGGGTACAATTTTCTTCGTATTAATCATTGGTGGCGTATTTGGAATTATTAATGCCACAGGTGCACTGGACTCATTTATCGTGACATTTGCACGTAAAATGAAAAACCGTGAGAAATTAGTCGTTCCCATTTTAATGTTATTCTTTGGTATTTGTGGTGCAACAATGGGGATGTCAGATGAAGTAGCTGTTTATGTAGCACTTCTTGTACCCCTAACCATCGCATTAGGATTTGATGCTGTTACAGGCTTTGCGATTGTAGTAGTTGGTGCCTCAATGGGTTTCACAGCGGGCTTTTTAAACCCATTCTCTGTTGGGGTTGCACAAGGAATCGCTGAACTCCCAACATTCTCAGGAATCGGTTATCGTCTAATTGTATTCGTTGTGTTCTACACAACAGCAGCCATCTTTGTTTATCGTCATGCGATGAAGGTTAAGAAAAATCCGGATATAGGGATTTACGGTAAATTCGAAAAGTTAAGTCCACATACCAAAGAAGATCTGTCCGTTACCTTCACATTACGGCATAAATTAGTCTTAACTGCTTTTTTAACGAACTTTGTGATTTTAATCATTGGTGTGATGAAATATGGCTGGTATATTCCAGAGATCGCAGGACTATTCTTAATGTTTGGTATTATTATGGGAATTGTTGGAGGCCTTGGAGCATCTGAAATTGCCGATAGTTTTGTAAAAGGAGCATCTGACCTAATCGGTGGCGCCTTAATCATCGGGTTAGCACAAGCGGTGCTAGTCATCTTTAAATCAGGTGGGTTGATGGATACTATCTTACATTTTGCCTCTGCTTTATTAAATGATCTCCCATCAACATTCACAGCTGTTGGTATGATGATTTTACAAATGATGATCAACTTCCTAGTCCCATCCCAAAGTGGACAAGCAGCACTGACAATGCCAATCATGGCACCATTAGCTGATCTAGTAGGTGTCACACGCCAAACAGCTGTACTTGCCTTCCAATTAGGTGATGGAATTGCTGCAAGTATGTTCCCTACAAACGGTGCACTGATCGCGGCACTTGCAGTCGCAGGTATCCCATGGAACAAATGGGTAAAATGGTATTTCAAATTCTTTATCATTATCTTCATACTTTCAGTGATTCTGTTAGTAATTGCCGAAAAGATGAATTATGGACCGTTTTAA